The Kaistella daneshvariae genomic sequence TTCACTTTCGAAGATGGTTCGAAATTAAATGATAAATCTTCAGCGCAAATCTGGAGAAAGAATGAAAATACCGTCTCGAAAACGTATTATTTCAAGAAAAAGCTGAAATCTATCCAGCTAGATCCGATGCGTGAGACTGCAGATATTGATACTTCAAATAACTTCTGGGGCGAAATTCCGGAACCAAGTTCGAAGTTCCAGGTTTTCAAGCAGAAGCATGAAGGTGCTGCACGTGGCGCCGCAAATGGAAAAGTAAATCCAATGCAGGCGGCCGGGAAGAAAAATTAAAATCACTTAAAATAGAAAGTCATCTCGCTGAGGTGACTTTTTTTTCTGCCAAATTTTCTTGCAAATACCTCTGCCGTGACAGATTAGCACAAAAGCCCGCTTGGCATTGTTTTCGTCAAAACCACCACAGTATAATTAATAATTTAAACTAAAAAATATGTCAGTAAACTTTAAACCATTAGCAGACCGAGTGTTGGTAGAGCCAACTGCTGCTGAAACAAAAACCGCCTCAGGAATTATTATCCCGGACACGGCAAAAGAAAAACCACAGGAAGGTATTGTAGTTGCGGCCGGTCCCGGTAAAAAAGACGAACCTACAACCGTAAAAGTGGGTGATAAAGTCCTTTACGGAAAATATTCAGGATCCGAATTGAAGTTAGATGGTAAAGATTATCTGATCGTAAAAGAAGGAGATCTTTTAGGGATCATCGGGTAATTACTTTAGCAATAAGCTGTAGGCAGTAAGCATTAAGCGATGAGAGATTTTCGGAAATACGAGGTTTGGCAGCTAAGTCATAGTTTGGTTTTAGACATTTATTCTATCTCTAAAAATTTTCCGAAAGAAGAGCAATTTAATATCACGTCTCAACTTCGTAGAGCCTGCGCTTCTATTCCAACTAATATTAGTGAAGGATGCGGAAGAAATTCAGACAAAGAATTCAATCAATTTTTAAATATTGCCTTAGGCTCCGCATCGGAAACGGAATATTTAATTATCCTTTCGCAGGACTTGAATTTATTAAATCTGGAAACTGCAACAGAACTATTGCAAAAAGTAAATCACATTAAGAGTAAAATTTTCAAATTAAAAGAAAAATTAAATCAGCATTAAAAAGCATAACGCATATAGCTTAATTCATAACGCAAAATATTATGGCAAAAGAAATAAAATTTGATATCGAGTCAAGAGACGCTCTAAAAAGAGGGGTTGATGCTTTGGCAAACGCGGTAAAAGTAACCTTAGGACCAAAAGGTAGAAATGTGGTCATCGAAAAATCTTTCGGTGCTCCGCACGTTACAAAAGACGGTGTTTCTGTCGCAAAAGAAATTGAACTTGAAGACCGCGTAGAAAATATGGGTGCTCAGATGGTGAAAGAAGTTGCTTCCCGAACCAATGACATCGCCGGAGATGGTACTACTACTGCAACCGTTTTAGCTCAGGCTATTGTTCGCGAAGGTTTGAAAAACGTTGCTGCCGGTGCAAACCCAATGGA encodes the following:
- a CDS encoding co-chaperone GroES — protein: MSVNFKPLADRVLVEPTAAETKTASGIIIPDTAKEKPQEGIVVAAGPGKKDEPTTVKVGDKVLYGKYSGSELKLDGKDYLIVKEGDLLGIIG
- a CDS encoding four helix bundle protein gives rise to the protein MRDFRKYEVWQLSHSLVLDIYSISKNFPKEEQFNITSQLRRACASIPTNISEGCGRNSDKEFNQFLNIALGSASETEYLIILSQDLNLLNLETATELLQKVNHIKSKIFKLKEKLNQH